From the genome of Mesorhizobium japonicum MAFF 303099, one region includes:
- a CDS encoding GMC oxidoreductase: MEHTADIVIIGSGIGGSSLAYSLADTGRRIVILERGEHLRDTPEARDDIAIFQNGFYRSSEEWLATDGESFLPGNYYYVGGNSKFFGAVMYRYRQEDFNPRDHMGGRSPGWPISYAELEPWYERAEILFGVRGDARQDPTEPPRNRPYRYLPVPDEPAIATVRQRLLQAGIHPASLPLAIDIDAWLRRAKTGWDAFPNTGAGKIDAEVGPLTKALEHPNATLITGANVQRLVTDASGRRVMAAVFIKDGVELSIGADVFAVAAGAVQSAALLLRSSTSVYPNGLGNSSDQLGRNFMNHNTTAMLAIDPFRRNTAVYQKTLGFNDFYNKDPLGSFPLGNVQLLGHITGNILKANAPLLPRWLAGLVARNCYGWFLTSEDLPNPESRVTIRNGRIVMNWVRNNMGAHETLIRRTRAVMREAGFPVVLTRTFGRKTTSHQCGTARLGSDPNTSVVSPDCRSHDIANLYVTDASVLPTSAAVNPALTIAALALKAGAAIRAM, from the coding sequence ATGGAGCACACCGCAGACATTGTCATCATCGGCTCCGGCATCGGCGGCAGCTCGCTTGCCTATAGCCTCGCCGACACCGGAAGACGCATCGTGATCCTGGAACGCGGGGAGCACCTCAGGGATACGCCGGAGGCGCGCGACGATATCGCCATCTTCCAGAATGGCTTCTACAGATCGAGCGAGGAATGGCTGGCGACGGACGGCGAGAGCTTCCTGCCGGGCAATTACTACTATGTAGGCGGCAATTCGAAGTTCTTCGGTGCAGTGATGTACCGCTACCGGCAGGAAGATTTCAATCCGCGGGATCACATGGGCGGGCGCTCACCCGGCTGGCCGATCTCATACGCCGAACTCGAGCCATGGTATGAACGCGCGGAGATTTTGTTCGGGGTCCGTGGCGATGCCAGGCAAGACCCGACCGAGCCGCCGCGCAATAGACCATACAGGTATCTTCCCGTTCCCGACGAACCTGCAATCGCGACTGTGCGCCAACGGTTGCTGCAGGCAGGCATTCATCCGGCAAGCCTGCCGCTCGCCATCGATATCGACGCGTGGTTGCGGCGGGCAAAAACAGGCTGGGACGCCTTTCCGAATACCGGCGCAGGGAAGATCGATGCGGAAGTCGGCCCGCTCACCAAGGCGTTGGAGCACCCGAACGCCACCCTGATCACCGGCGCCAATGTTCAGCGCCTGGTAACGGACGCGTCTGGGCGGAGGGTGATGGCTGCGGTTTTCATCAAGGATGGTGTCGAGCTCAGCATAGGCGCCGATGTCTTCGCCGTGGCTGCCGGCGCTGTGCAAAGTGCGGCGCTGCTGCTTCGGTCGTCGACTTCGGTTTATCCGAACGGTCTTGGAAACAGCTCCGATCAGCTCGGCCGCAACTTCATGAACCACAACACGACGGCGATGCTGGCCATCGACCCTTTTCGTCGAAACACCGCCGTCTATCAGAAAACGCTTGGATTCAACGATTTCTACAACAAGGACCCGCTGGGCAGCTTTCCGTTAGGCAACGTACAATTGCTCGGTCACATCACCGGCAATATTCTCAAAGCCAACGCGCCGTTGCTGCCGCGCTGGCTGGCCGGCCTCGTTGCGCGAAACTGCTACGGCTGGTTCCTGACCAGTGAGGATCTGCCCAATCCCGAAAGCCGTGTGACCATCCGCAACGGGCGCATCGTCATGAACTGGGTCCGCAACAATATGGGTGCGCACGAGACATTAATCAGGCGGACGCGCGCAGTGATGCGCGAAGCCGGCTTCCCTGTTGTTCTCACCCGAACGTTCGGCCGCAAGACAACATCGCATCAGTGCGGCACGGCCAGGCTCGGCAGTGACCCGAACACATCTGTCGTGTCGCCTGATTGTCGGTCGCACGACATCGCGAACCTCTATGTCACAGACGCATCTGTGCTGCCGACGTCGGCGGCAGTAAATCCTGCGTTGACCATAGCGGCTCTGGCTC
- a CDS encoding ABC transporter substrate-binding protein: MTELKKILLATTLGLSFAGQATAQTKIEGLHVWTSASEVGALKVLTDKLKTMGFEWQDSAVGGANGANAQQALRTRVAAGNPPAVMQFLGFEGLGWAKEGALRSLNDLYAKNGWKADLPPVMLQFLRQDDSFFSTPINMHRQNWVWANKAVFDKAGVAVPTSWDELIASGEKLKAIGVTPIAMSDESWQIEELFESILIDVNGPDFYKKAAIDLDESALSSPEMIKTFELLGKVRGLHDAGFTGRDWAAATNLVANGQAGMQIMGDWAKGEFLAKGMKPGVDFLCFPTPTATPNYKFVFDTFGGFKIDNADITKGQDAVAEAIMDPEVQKKFNLIKGSIPARLDVAMDDFDDCAKRSFSDRVEAIKNNAIYGSLTDGFAVEPRFSGVFQDVVGKFFVTDMSAEDAVKSLVDGINNAR, from the coding sequence ATGACTGAACTCAAGAAAATTCTGTTGGCCACGACGCTCGGCCTGTCCTTTGCGGGTCAGGCAACCGCCCAAACCAAGATCGAGGGCCTGCATGTATGGACCTCGGCAAGCGAGGTCGGCGCGCTGAAGGTGCTCACCGACAAACTCAAGACCATGGGTTTCGAATGGCAGGACAGCGCGGTCGGCGGCGCCAATGGCGCCAACGCCCAGCAGGCGCTGCGCACCCGTGTTGCCGCCGGCAACCCGCCTGCTGTGATGCAGTTCCTTGGCTTTGAAGGACTGGGCTGGGCCAAGGAAGGCGCGTTGCGTTCATTGAATGATCTGTATGCCAAGAACGGCTGGAAGGCCGACCTGCCGCCGGTCATGCTGCAATTCCTGAGACAGGATGACAGCTTTTTCTCGACCCCGATCAACATGCATCGTCAGAACTGGGTTTGGGCGAACAAGGCTGTCTTTGACAAGGCAGGAGTCGCCGTTCCCACGAGCTGGGATGAACTGATTGCAAGTGGTGAAAAGCTGAAAGCGATTGGTGTTACCCCGATCGCGATGAGCGATGAAAGTTGGCAGATCGAAGAACTGTTCGAATCGATTTTGATCGATGTCAACGGCCCCGATTTCTACAAGAAAGCCGCAATCGATCTTGATGAATCGGCGCTGTCCAGCCCGGAGATGATCAAGACCTTCGAACTTCTGGGCAAGGTGCGTGGATTGCATGATGCCGGCTTCACCGGCCGTGACTGGGCGGCAGCGACGAACTTGGTTGCTAACGGCCAGGCTGGCATGCAGATCATGGGCGACTGGGCGAAGGGCGAATTCCTCGCCAAGGGCATGAAGCCGGGCGTCGACTTTCTGTGCTTCCCGACGCCGACCGCCACGCCGAACTACAAATTCGTGTTCGATACATTCGGCGGCTTCAAGATCGACAATGCCGATATTACAAAAGGGCAGGACGCGGTCGCGGAAGCGATCATGGACCCGGAGGTCCAGAAAAAGTTCAACCTGATCAAGGGTTCGATCCCGGCTCGTCTCGACGTGGCGATGGACGATTTTGACGACTGCGCCAAGCGCAGCTTTTCAGACCGCGTCGAAGCCATCAAGAATAACGCCATATACGGATCGCTCACTGACGGCTTTGCCGTCGAGCCGCGCTTCTCCGGCGTGTTCCAGGATGTGGTCGGCAAGTTTTTTGTCACAGACATGAGTGCGGAAGACGCGGTCAAATCCCTGGTCGACGGCATTAACAACGCACGCTGA
- a CDS encoding carbohydrate ABC transporter permease → MATNAASLRRQHGIGRAFIYGSLFFMAAFYLMPLWVMITTSVKHLDEIYAGSFIGLPTQISFDAWRSAWSEACNGTACRGLKPYFINSLLVTVPAVFLSTGIGAINGYVITKWRFPGSNVIFGLLLFGCFLPFQAVILPMAQTLGILGLAGTLPGLVLVHTVYGIAFTTLFFRNYFVGIPDELVRAAQIDGAGFIRIFVSIMLPTALPIIVVSCIWQFTQIWNDYLFGASFTAGENAPITVALNNIVNVSMGRKQYNVDMAAAMIAALPTLIVYVVAGRYFVRGLTAGAVKG, encoded by the coding sequence ATGGCCACTAATGCAGCGTCTCTCCGTCGACAGCATGGAATCGGTCGTGCATTCATATACGGCAGCCTGTTTTTCATGGCTGCATTTTACCTGATGCCGCTCTGGGTGATGATCACCACTTCGGTGAAACATCTGGATGAGATCTATGCCGGCTCCTTTATTGGCCTGCCGACGCAAATCAGCTTCGACGCCTGGCGCAGCGCCTGGTCCGAAGCTTGCAACGGAACTGCCTGCAGGGGCCTCAAACCTTACTTCATCAACTCGCTGCTGGTGACAGTCCCGGCGGTGTTCCTGTCGACCGGCATTGGCGCGATCAACGGCTACGTGATCACCAAATGGCGGTTTCCCGGCTCAAACGTTATTTTCGGGCTGCTGTTGTTTGGCTGCTTCCTGCCGTTTCAGGCGGTGATCCTTCCAATGGCGCAAACTTTGGGCATCCTTGGTCTCGCCGGGACGCTTCCGGGACTGGTGCTTGTCCACACAGTCTACGGCATCGCGTTCACCACGCTCTTTTTCCGCAACTATTTTGTTGGCATTCCCGATGAACTTGTAAGGGCGGCGCAAATCGACGGTGCCGGGTTCATTCGCATCTTTGTGTCGATCATGCTGCCAACGGCGCTGCCGATCATCGTCGTGTCCTGCATCTGGCAGTTCACCCAGATCTGGAACGATTACCTGTTCGGGGCGTCTTTTACCGCCGGCGAAAATGCTCCCATCACCGTAGCCCTCAACAACATCGTCAACGTCTCGATGGGACGCAAACAATACAACGTCGACATGGCCGCCGCCATGATCGCCGCCCTGCCTACCCTCATCGTCTATGTCGTTGCGGGACGTTACTTCGTGCGCGGCCTAACGGCCGGCGCAGTAAAAGGTTGA
- a CDS encoding carbohydrate ABC transporter permease has product MSRPIPLSDRIANWLPRLVLAPSLLVVLVAVYLFICWTGWISLSSSMIVPKYDFVGLNQYVRLWSTPRWHTAVFNLFVFSALFLGLTTGLGLLMAILLDQKIRVEGTLRAIFLYPMALSFIVTGTAWKWILNPALGVQKVVNDLGWTSFVFDWIAQPTFAIYCVVIAAVWQSTGFAMAIFLAGLRGIDNSVIKAAQIEGAGLPRIYRTIVVPMLRPAFLSVIVLLSYIAIKSFDLILALTNTGPGSSTEMPSTFMYSATFRRDQMGVGAASAMMMLMTVAAIIVPYLYSELKEPRDGH; this is encoded by the coding sequence ATGAGCAGACCCATCCCATTGTCGGACCGTATTGCGAATTGGCTGCCGCGGCTGGTTCTGGCACCCAGTCTTTTAGTTGTGCTGGTTGCGGTCTACCTTTTCATCTGCTGGACCGGTTGGATTTCGCTCTCATCTTCCATGATCGTGCCGAAATACGATTTCGTCGGCTTGAATCAATATGTCCGCCTGTGGTCGACGCCGCGCTGGCATACGGCGGTGTTCAATCTGTTTGTCTTTTCAGCACTGTTCCTCGGCCTGACCACCGGCCTCGGACTGTTGATGGCGATCCTTCTTGATCAGAAGATACGTGTTGAAGGCACCTTGCGTGCGATTTTTCTCTACCCGATGGCGCTGTCCTTCATCGTCACAGGTACCGCCTGGAAATGGATCCTCAACCCCGCTCTGGGCGTGCAGAAGGTGGTCAATGATCTAGGCTGGACCAGCTTCGTGTTTGACTGGATCGCGCAGCCGACTTTCGCGATTTATTGCGTCGTGATCGCCGCGGTATGGCAGTCCACCGGCTTCGCCATGGCGATTTTCCTGGCCGGCCTGCGCGGCATCGACAATTCGGTCATCAAGGCCGCACAGATTGAAGGTGCAGGGTTGCCGCGGATATATCGAACCATCGTCGTTCCGATGCTGCGGCCTGCCTTCCTGAGCGTGATCGTTCTGCTCAGCTACATCGCGATCAAGAGCTTCGATCTCATTCTGGCGCTGACAAACACCGGGCCCGGTTCCTCGACCGAAATGCCGTCGACCTTCATGTACTCGGCCACCTTCAGGCGTGACCAGATGGGCGTTGGGGCGGCCAGCGCCATGATGATGCTGATGACAGTCGCGGCCATCATTGTTCCCTACCTCTATTCAGAGCTGAAGGAGCCCCGCGATGGCCACTAA
- a CDS encoding ABC transporter ATP-binding protein, translated as MATLEIDRVRKSYGAVDVLKGVSISITDGDFLVLLGPSGCGKSTLLNMIAGLESITSGEIRIAHEVVNDLPPKDRDIAMVFQSYALYPTMTVRQNIEFGMKIRGVPPTERAKATLAAAEMLQMSHLLDRRPGQLSGGQRQRVAMGRAVVRQPKLFLFDEPLSNLDAKLRVDMRTEIKRLHARLGTTTVYVTHDQIEAMTLATRVAVMKDGVVQQLADPQTVYDRPANVYVAKFVGSPAMSLIPGKLEIDSATAVAVLDVVNSEPKRISGIPISKESAAKFNGRKVLVGIRPELFSVSAGQPGRTLLVHIDVVEPTGPDTLALFQIGGVEVTARVPPKTVEARKTATLSVDTSKIVLFDAQTEERID; from the coding sequence ATGGCAACTCTCGAAATCGATCGCGTTCGAAAATCCTATGGCGCAGTTGACGTCCTGAAGGGAGTCAGCATTTCGATCACCGATGGCGACTTTCTTGTTCTGCTTGGCCCATCGGGTTGCGGTAAATCCACCCTGCTCAACATGATCGCCGGGCTTGAAAGCATCACATCGGGCGAAATCCGGATCGCGCACGAAGTCGTCAATGATCTGCCGCCGAAAGATCGCGACATCGCCATGGTGTTCCAGTCCTACGCGCTTTATCCGACCATGACGGTGCGTCAGAATATCGAATTCGGCATGAAAATCCGCGGCGTGCCGCCTACTGAACGCGCGAAGGCAACTCTTGCGGCAGCCGAGATGCTGCAGATGAGCCATTTGCTCGACCGCCGCCCAGGCCAGTTGTCGGGAGGCCAACGCCAGCGTGTGGCGATGGGCCGTGCTGTCGTACGCCAGCCGAAGCTGTTTCTGTTCGACGAGCCGCTGTCCAATCTCGACGCCAAGCTGCGCGTCGACATGCGCACCGAGATCAAGCGGCTGCATGCCCGGCTTGGGACTACGACTGTGTATGTGACGCATGACCAGATCGAGGCGATGACCTTGGCGACCCGCGTCGCTGTCATGAAGGACGGTGTTGTGCAGCAACTGGCCGATCCACAAACGGTCTATGACAGGCCGGCAAATGTCTACGTTGCCAAGTTTGTGGGCTCGCCCGCGATGAGTCTGATACCCGGAAAGCTGGAGATCGACTCGGCGACCGCCGTCGCGGTTCTCGACGTCGTCAACAGCGAGCCAAAGCGTATTTCCGGCATTCCGATCTCGAAGGAAAGCGCTGCAAAGTTCAACGGGCGCAAAGTCCTTGTCGGCATACGGCCTGAGCTGTTCAGTGTCTCTGCCGGCCAGCCGGGCAGGACACTCTTGGTCCATATCGATGTCGTCGAGCCAACCGGCCCAGATACGCTAGCGCTGTTCCAGATTGGCGGGGTGGAAGTCACCGCCCGCGTTCCTCCCAAGACGGTAGAGGCCCGCAAGACAGCCACCTTGTCGGTCGATACGAGCAAGATCGTCTTGTTCGACGCCCAAACCGAAGAGCGTATCGACTGA